TCGGCCTGCTGCTGCATCTGGTCCATCTCCTTCATCAGCTCCGATCGCACTGCTGTGAGCTTCTCTTTGTGCTCCTGGTCCAGCTTCCTGTAGACATTTAGGCACACAGACAACAAACAGAGTGTAATGCTGACAAAGAACACTATAACACCGACTCTCTGACTTTGAGTTTAGCAGGTTATtatggttaaataaataaaatgtagcaTATATATGAGGAAATGTAACATGAAAGTATAGAAAACTAATTCTGAACAGCTGCTGTCCTAATGAATAAACTAGATAACAAGATAAAGTGTGACAGCTATAAccctgctttattttttatcctttaTCCTTCATCTCAGGAATGAGGCCTGAGATGTACGGAAGAAAGAAGAGTCTattaaacatgattaaaatTATTCTGTAGACCTTAAATGGATTGAGGCCTTTTGCTGTTATAAAAGTTGGAGAAGCAAAAGGGGACAGGTGAAATGTGAGGGGTAAATTACCTGAGATTGAGGTTGTTCATGTGCTCGATGGCAGAGTGACGCTCATCCACTTCGGTGGCGAGTTGAGTTTTTAGTTTCTCTGCTTTTTCCAGGTCAGATCggattttctctttctctctgagttCTCTGTCGACACGCTccctgacaaaagaaaaaaacgacCAATGATTATACAAAGATTTATCTATG
This is a stretch of genomic DNA from Plectropomus leopardus isolate mb unplaced genomic scaffold, YSFRI_Pleo_2.0 unplaced_scaffold18441, whole genome shotgun sequence. It encodes these proteins:
- the LOC121965057 gene encoding ninein-like; its protein translation is ERVDRELREKEKIRSDLEKAEKLKTQLATEVDERHSAIEHMNNLNLRKLDQEHKEKLTAVRSELMKEMDQMQQQADVQRKELEAEVEKIREDESFLRDHLSISVKENRRLEMELLDTTEKLVEAQNQNTKLQTSLDNVMKEK